CTTCATCAGCCTCACTTGTATATTGCAAAATACGCTCATCAATATAGCTGTGTGTATCCGAAAGCAAAAGAATTTTAGTCATCTTAGTGAAAAAATAGAAAACTAAGCTGTTTTTCTCAGTATTCGCTGTGCTGCATCGGAAGCTGCTACCAAACCTCCTGCCATCATAATAATATCTTTAAGCACTAAACGTCCTGCCCCTGAAAGATATGGGAAACCATAATTAGGTGTAGGCATATCCCCCCCTAAATTAGGCACATACACCTCTGGAGTGGTGATCAAAAATGAAAGCGTAACGATGGACATTCCAAAGGTAAGTAAACCTCCTACCAAACCTATCTTGGGTGACCAAATGCCCAATAATACCAACAAACCAATAAGGCAAATCACAGTTCCTAAACCATAAGAAAATAGGTAAGTTCCGTTTTGTTTATGCCATTCTATATTCTTAGCCACCATTTTACCTTCAGGATTTTTATGTAACATATACTCGGCTACAGTTTCTCCTTTATCGTTAACCGCTGTTTTTCCTGTATTTTGATAAAAGAAATTCATAAACGGACTATTGATTACAAACGGAACAATCCCATCTGCCTCATACTGAAAGGCTTTCAAACCACCAATCCAAGCCATTACCACAAAAATAGCTACACGAATGAAGTTAATAAAATTTGGCTGACTATTTGCCAAAAAGTGCAATGCGTTTTTCATATAAACTTTTTTAAAATAAAATTAATAACGAGGCGAAATTACAAATAATTCACACAAAATCAAAAATAAAAGACCTTAACGAAAGGTTAAGGTCTTTAGTAAATTATTTAATTATTACATATAACTTTCAATAGGCGCACAAGAACAAATTAGGTTTCGGTCGCCGTGTGCATCATTCACTCTGCGAACGGTTGGCCAGAATTTGTTTTCGGCAATAGATTCCAATGGGAAAGCTGCTTTTTGTCGGCTATATGGCAAATTCCACGTATCGGATGTAATCATTGAAAGCGTATGTGGAGCTTCTTTCAACACGTTGGTCTGGTCAGTTGGAGTAGCTTCTTCAATTTCTCTGCGGATAGAAATCATCGCATCGATGAATAAATCCAATTGAGCTTTGCTTTCACTTTCAGTAGGTTCTACCATCAGCGTTCCTGCCACTGGGAAAGAAAGCGTTGGTGCGTGGAAGCCGTAGTCCATCAAACGTTTAGCAATGTCGATAGCCTCAATACCATTTTGTTTGAACGGACGACAATCCAAAATCATTTCGTGAGCGGCTCTGCCTTGCTCTCCCGTATAAAGGATTTCGTAATGTTTTTTCAAACTTTCTTTTAGGTAGTTCGCATTTAAAATAGCGAATCTTGTTGCGTTTGCCAAGCCTTCGCCTCCCAACATTTTGATGTATGCATAAGAAATTAAACAAACATACGCACTTCCGAAAGGAGCCGAAGAAACTGCCGTGATAGCCTCACTTCCGCCTGTGGCAACTACTGGATTAGTAGGCAAGAACGGAGCCAAATGCTTAGCCACGCAAATAGGTCCTACACCTGGTCCACCACCTCCGTGCGGAATTGCAAAGGTTTTATGCAAGTTCAAATGACAAACGTCTGCTCCAATGGTTCCTGGATTGGTAAGCCCCACTTGAGCATTCATATTTGCCCCGTCCATATACACTTGTCCGCCGTTTTTATGAATAATATCAATAATTTCAACAATAGATGACTCGAAAACCCCGTGTGTTGATGGGTAAGTAATCATCACCGCAGCCAAATTATCTTTGTGTTTTTCAGCCTTTTCTTTCAAATCGGCAACATCGATATTTCCTTTTTCGTCCGTTTTGGTAACCACTACTTGCATTCCTGCCATTACTGCCGAAGCTGGATTTGTTCCGTGAGCTGATGAAGGAATTAAACAAATATTTCGATGTCCTTCTCCGTTAGAAATGTGATACTGACGGATAACCATCAAACCTGCATATTCACCATTAGCTCCCGAATTAGGCTGAAGCGATGTTGCTGCAAATCCAGTGATAACAGAAAGTGATTTTTCAAGCTCGGTAAGCATTTGGTGATAACCTTCTGCCT
This genomic window from Capnocytophaga canimorsus contains:
- a CDS encoding DUF417 family protein, whose product is MKNALHFLANSQPNFINFIRVAIFVVMAWIGGLKAFQYEADGIVPFVINSPFMNFFYQNTGKTAVNDKGETVAEYMLHKNPEGKMVAKNIEWHKQNGTYLFSYGLGTVICLIGLLVLLGIWSPKIGLVGGLLTFGMSIVTLSFLITTPEVYVPNLGGDMPTPNYGFPYLSGAGRLVLKDIIMMAGGLVAASDAAQRILRKTA